One genomic segment of Gammaproteobacteria bacterium includes these proteins:
- a CDS encoding branched-chain amino acid ABC transporter substrate-binding protein — MNQPSFSRCLLAVALAGGLGLGSLANAKDTIKIGVAGPMTGGYAAFGEQFWRGASQAAEDINAAGGIDGKQIELVKGDDACEPKQATAVANRLLDQDKVAAVVGHFCSSSTIPASEVYADAGVLMITPGSTNPQVTERGLPTVFRMCGRDDQQGPLAADFIVNELKAKKIAVVHDKDTYGQGIADAMRARLKELNADDRVVLYEGLTRGEKDFNALVTKIKAAGADTVYFGGLYNEAGPLLRQLREQGLKVNFLSGDGSLDPAIVTTAGGPQFVEGAYMTSVREARNIASSQEVVKKMKAAGFDPAGFTLYAYAALEAIAASMNGAKTGDGMKLAEWLKSHTVPTVLGPKTWDAKGDLNETSFSLFVWGPDGNYTEMQK, encoded by the coding sequence ATGAATCAACCTTCCTTCTCGCGTTGCCTTTTGGCGGTCGCTTTGGCCGGCGGCCTGGGCTTAGGCAGTCTGGCGAATGCCAAAGACACCATCAAGATCGGCGTGGCGGGTCCAATGACCGGCGGCTACGCGGCGTTTGGCGAACAGTTCTGGCGCGGCGCCAGCCAGGCAGCCGAGGACATCAATGCCGCTGGCGGCATCGACGGCAAGCAAATCGAACTGGTTAAGGGTGATGACGCCTGCGAACCCAAGCAAGCGACGGCAGTGGCTAACCGTTTGCTGGATCAGGATAAAGTGGCGGCCGTCGTCGGCCACTTCTGTTCTTCATCGACGATCCCGGCTTCCGAAGTCTATGCCGACGCGGGCGTCCTGATGATCACTCCCGGCTCCACTAATCCTCAAGTGACCGAGCGCGGTCTGCCGACCGTATTTCGCATGTGTGGACGTGATGACCAGCAGGGTCCTTTGGCCGCCGACTTCATCGTCAACGAACTCAAAGCCAAGAAAATCGCCGTGGTGCATGACAAGGACACCTATGGCCAGGGCATCGCCGACGCCATGCGCGCCCGGCTGAAAGAGTTGAATGCCGACGACCGGGTCGTGTTATACGAGGGACTGACGCGCGGCGAAAAGGACTTTAATGCGCTGGTGACCAAGATTAAAGCGGCTGGCGCCGACACCGTGTATTTCGGCGGCTTGTATAACGAAGCGGGACCGTTACTGCGTCAATTGCGTGAACAGGGTCTGAAAGTCAACTTTCTTTCCGGCGATGGCAGCCTTGATCCGGCCATCGTCACTACTGCGGGTGGCCCGCAGTTCGTTGAGGGCGCTTACATGACTTCAGTCCGCGAGGCGCGCAACATTGCTTCCAGCCAGGAAGTGGTCAAGAAAATGAAGGCGGCGGGCTTTGACCCCGCGGGCTTCACGCTGTATGCCTACGCTGCGCTGGAAGCCATCGCCGCCAGTATGAATGGCGCCAAGACGGGGGACGGTATGAAATTGGCCGAATGGCTCAAATCCCACACCGTACCCACCGTACTGGGCCCCAAGACCTGGGACGCCAAAGGCGATCTGAACGAAACCAGCTTCTCGTTGTTCGTCTGGGGGCCGGACGGTAACTATACGGAAATGCAGAAGTAA